From the Streptomyces nodosus genome, the window GCTTGTAGGCGTCCGCCAGGTCGCCCGCGACCGTCTTGGTGCGCAGGTCCTGTGCGTATGTCGGGTCGGCGGCGTTGAGCATCTCCTTCTTGGAGGTGCGGCCGTCGGGGGTGGTCAGCGCGGCGTCGAGCAGCCGGTACTCGGTGACCCGCGCCAGCTCCGGTGTGGACTTCACCGCCTTGACCGCCTGCTTGGTGAACAGCTGGCCGCTGTCGCTCTGGACGATGAAGTCCGTGCCGACGGTCTTGTCGAGCTGATCGGTGGCCGAGGCGACCATCGAGGAGCCGACCACCGAGAGACAGGCCACCAGGGACAGGCCGATCATCAGGGCGGCACCGGTCGCTCCCGTGCGGCGCGGGTTGCGCAACGCGTTGCGTTCGGCCATGCGGCCGACCGGGCCGAAGGCCCGCAGCAGGATCGCGCCGAGCACCCGGATCACACCGCCGGCGAGCAGCGGTCCGATGATCACGAAGCCGAGCAGGGAGAGGACCACACCCAGACCGAGCCAGAGCGAACCGGCGTTCGCCTTGTCCGCCTGGGCGGCCAGATACAGGCTCCCGGCGCCGGCGACGGTGAGGACCAGGCCGACCAGGAGGCGGATCCGGCCCGCCCTGGCGTCGGCCGGGGCGCCCGCGTCACGCAGTGCGGCCATCGGGGAGATCTTGCCGGCGCGCCGGGCCGGGAGATAGGCCGCCAGGACGGTGACCACCACACCGAGCGCCAGGCCGACCACCGGGGTCGTCCAGGTGACGGTCAGATCGTCGGTGGACAGCTTCATCCCGACCGAGCCCATGACCTTCATCAGCCCCACGGCGATGCCGATGCCCGCGCCGACCCCGAGCACGGACCCGAAGGCACCGAGCAACAGCGCCTCGGCCAGCACCGACTGGTTGACCTGCCGGCGGGAGGAGCCGATGGCCCGCATCAGGCCGATCTCCCGGGTGCGCTGGGCGACCAGCATGGAGAAGGTGTTGATGATCAGGAAGATGCCGACCATGAAGGCGATCAGCGCGAAGCCGAGCATCACATACTTCATGACGTTCAGAAGGTCGGCGACCTCCTTCTGGTTGGCGTCCGCGGTCTCCTTGGCGGTCTGCACCTTGTAGCCGGCGCCGATCTCCGCCACCACGTTCTTCTTCAGCCGGGCGTCGCTGACGCCCTGGGCCGCGGTGACATCGATGTTGGTGTAGACGCCGGGCTCGCCTATGAGCGTCCGCTGTGCGGTCGGCGTGTCCAGGTAGAAGATCGCGGCACCGGGGTTGGTGACGGTGAAGGCGGCTATGCCGGAGATCTTCGCGGTGTGCGTGCCGACCGCGGTGATCACACCGATCTCGTCGCCGAGCCCCAGATGGTGCTTGTCGGCGGTGTCGGCGTCGACCATGACCTGGTCGGAGCCGCTCGGCGCCGCACCGGAGGTGATCTTCATGGTGCGGGCGTCGTTGCCGTTCCAGCTGCCGACGATGGTGGGGGCGCCGCTGGTGGGCGACAGGTTGTTCTTGTCGGCGTCGACGACGGTCACCGCGGTGGAGAACACCGTGCCCTGAGCCGACTTCACGCCCCGCGCCTTGCGCACCTGGTCGACCACGGAGGCGGGCAGCACGGGCGGTCTGCCGTTCCCCGAGGTGGTCTCGCCGTCGTCCGAGGCGCCCTTGGCGCTCACCGTCACATCCGAGGAGGTGACCGCGAAGAGCTTGTCGAAGGTGGTGTTCATGGTGTCGGTGAAGACGAGCGTGCCGCACACGAACGCCACCGACAGCAGGACCGCGACGGCCGACAGGGCCATGCGTCCCTTGTGCGCGAAGAAGTTGCGCATCGAGGTCTTCAGCACGGTCATGAGGTGCGCCCCCGGGCGTCGAAGTCCTTCATGCGGTCCAGGACCTGGTCCGCGGTGGGCTGACGCATCTCGTCCACGATCCGGCCGTCGGCCAGATAGAGCACACGGTCGGCGTAGGAGGCGGCGACCGGGTCATGGGTGACCATCACGATGGTCTGTCCCAGCTCGTCCACCGAGCGGCGCAGAAAGCCCAGCACCTCGGCGCCGGCCCGGGAGTCGAGGTTTCCGGTCGGCTCGTCACCGAAGATGATCTCGGGACGGGCGGCCAGGGCGCGGGCCACGGCGACGCGCTGCTGCTGGCCGCCGGAGAGCTGGGTGGGCCGGTGCTTGAGCCGGCCGGCCAGGCCGACGGTCTCCACCACCCGGTCCAGCCAGGCGCGGTCGGGCTTGCGGCCCGCGATGTCCATGGGCAGCGTGATGTTCTCTATCGCGTTCAGCGTCGGCAGCAGGTTGTAGGCCTGGAAGATGAACCCGATCCGGTCCCGGCGCAGCTGGGTGAGCTTCTTGTCCTTCAGACCCGTGATCTCGGTGTCGTCGAGGAAGATCTGACCGCTGGTCACGGTGTCGAGCCCGGCGAGGCAGTGCATCAGCGTGGACTTGCCGGACCCCGAGGGGCCCATGATCGCGGTGAACTGGCCCCGCTCGATGTCCACGTCGACGTGGTCGAGGGCGACGACCCGGGTCTCCCCGGCCCCGTACGCCTTGACGACCTGCCGCGCCTGCGCGGCTACGGCCGTACGCCCTCCAGTGCCCCCGTGCCTGGGAATGGTCACGGCCGATGTCATGTCAGGTCTCCTATGTCGGTCTTCGAAGGGGACGTGTGGTCCCGATCGGTTCTGTCGGTGGTGTGGTGCGGTCTGCCGAGGGGTGTCCGGGCATCGCCCGACCGCGTGAACAGTCTGGTGTCGGAGGGGATCCCGGCGCGCTGGTGCCCGGCCCCGTCTTGCCCGGGGGATAACCCCACCCCTTCCACTGCGGCCGGCACGACCCCCGTACGTGCCCGCCGCTCCCCCGAGGCGTAAAACCAGGTTAAGAACGCCCCGGCCGCCGCTCGTCCTCCGTCCGGACGAAGACTCCCCGGGCCGTAGTACGGAGCGCCCCCTAGGGGCCCTCCACCCCGAGGCGGAGACTTTCTCAGGGTCGTCTCCACAGTCCGGCGCAGCCGGGCTCCTCCTCCCGGCGCGGGCCCGGTCCCCGCGCGGTGCGGTCCGGAATCCTCCTCCTGACGCGACAGGCTCCACCCTCCCGTCGCGTCAAGGTCAAGCCCCGCCGTTCTCCGGCCATTTCGGGGCGCTTCCCCCGCCGTCACTCCGGAGGGTGTTCCGCCGCCGCGGCGCCGGGGGCCCTCCGCCCCGTCAGGGCCGTCCCCGGCCCCGCCTCAGGGGTCGTCCTCCCGGCGCGTCGGGGTGGCCACTCCCCCGGAGCCGGTCCGGATGGGAAACTTGCGTGCGGCTGACATATACAAGGGGAGGGCGCTCGGTGGACACGACCGGAGCTGCGACACGCGAGACCGGGCGGCGCACCCGGCCCGACAGACGCGGTGCCGTCGTCGCCGCGCTGATGCTCGCGATGGCACTGGCCGCCCTGGACTCGACGGTCGTCTCGACCGCGGTGCCGCAGATCGTCGGCGATCTCGGCGGCTTCTCCGTCTTCTCCTGGCTGTTCTCGGGCTATCTGCTGGCCGTGACGGTGACGCTGCCCGTCTACGGGAAGCTCTCCGACACCGTCGGCCGCAAACCGGTGCTGATCGTGGGCGCGGTGCTCTTTCTGCTCGGCTCGCTGCTGTGCGCACTGGCCTGGAACATGGGGGCGCTGATCGCGTTCCGGATCGTGCAGGGCCTGGGCGGCGGCGCGCTCCAGGGCACGGTGCAGACGCTCGCCGCCGACCTGT encodes:
- a CDS encoding ABC transporter permease is translated as MTVLKTSMRNFFAHKGRMALSAVAVLLSVAFVCGTLVFTDTMNTTFDKLFAVTSSDVTVSAKGASDDGETTSGNGRPPVLPASVVDQVRKARGVKSAQGTVFSTAVTVVDADKNNLSPTSGAPTIVGSWNGNDARTMKITSGAAPSGSDQVMVDADTADKHHLGLGDEIGVITAVGTHTAKISGIAAFTVTNPGAAIFYLDTPTAQRTLIGEPGVYTNIDVTAAQGVSDARLKKNVVAEIGAGYKVQTAKETADANQKEVADLLNVMKYVMLGFALIAFMVGIFLIINTFSMLVAQRTREIGLMRAIGSSRRQVNQSVLAEALLLGAFGSVLGVGAGIGIAVGLMKVMGSVGMKLSTDDLTVTWTTPVVGLALGVVVTVLAAYLPARRAGKISPMAALRDAGAPADARAGRIRLLVGLVLTVAGAGSLYLAAQADKANAGSLWLGLGVVLSLLGFVIIGPLLAGGVIRVLGAILLRAFGPVGRMAERNALRNPRRTGATGAALMIGLSLVACLSVVGSSMVASATDQLDKTVGTDFIVQSDSGQLFTKQAVKAVKSTPELARVTEYRLLDAALTTPDGRTSKKEMLNAADPTYAQDLRTKTVAGDLADAYKPDSMSVPEGFAKKHGITLGSKVQVDFKDGTAGRLTVRAITSDDVVIDKGAMYTSIATAARYVPADSMPLDLLLFATAKDGQQEAAYKALKSALHDYPQYTVRDQTDYKQELKDQIGQLLNMIYGLLALAIVVAVLGVVNTLALSVVERTREIGLMRAIGLSRRQLRRMIRLESVVIALFGALLGLGLGMSWGATAQKLLALEGLNVLEIPWPTIIAVFIGSAFVGLFAALVPAFRAGRMNVLNAIATE
- a CDS encoding ABC transporter ATP-binding protein; its protein translation is MTSAVTIPRHGGTGGRTAVAAQARQVVKAYGAGETRVVALDHVDVDIERGQFTAIMGPSGSGKSTLMHCLAGLDTVTSGQIFLDDTEITGLKDKKLTQLRRDRIGFIFQAYNLLPTLNAIENITLPMDIAGRKPDRAWLDRVVETVGLAGRLKHRPTQLSGGQQQRVAVARALAARPEIIFGDEPTGNLDSRAGAEVLGFLRRSVDELGQTIVMVTHDPVAASYADRVLYLADGRIVDEMRQPTADQVLDRMKDFDARGRTS